The genomic stretch GTTATGAAACagtttcccctctcctcttctcagtTAATTAACCTTGTGTTGTCTTTTTCTACCCCCCGTTTGTGTCCTCAGCCACTGCATACAGCAGATCCTGGAGAGTGTCCATCACTGCCATGTTAACGGGATCGTTCACAGGGATCTGAAGGTTTGTACAACCTCTGGCACTCCTTCATTCTGACCTGGCCTGATCTATTTCAGTGCATTGCTGTGTGAGCTGGACAGGCAGGTGGGCTATCACAAGAAAGGACTCTAAAAATTAAATAATCTGGCTTTCTGTATGACGTTCTTTCAAAAAAATATTGCAAATAATAAAAGTGGATCTCAgtattttttgtgtgtaataAAGACAACCAAATTTGAAATTTGAACCAAATTTGAGCTGTCAGATAATTTCCATCATTATTATGAATTTGTATGAATTATGTAAATATGTCCAGATGTCACTTTGGTGCAGCGATTTGTCAATCATGAAGTTACTCCTCACAGGCTGACTGTTTGGAGTCtctaaatgttaaaaaatgcaTTATTCAGTAGAGGACACAGTGAGAATGACCTTAGGTTAGAAAAGACCTTTCTTCACTTCTGTGTATGCGTTCTTattcttgttcttgttcttgctacatattgaCTACCAacatactcattctactagcaaagtgaggacatctgTGGGAAATTAGGACAGTTTGGCTGGTCCTGGCCACTTCAAAGGACTGATTGAGGGTTAAAACAGGGTTTTAAGATTGAGAGTAGAATTGGGATtaggtcaggattagggtcttGATCAGGGtcaaggttgggggggggttgttgttaGGTTAAGGGAAGGGGCTGGGGAATTGTAAttgtaaagaaagaaatgcaaggatctgtgtgtgtgttcttgcatttATGCTGTATTAATGGCCAAAACGATTGCTgtcagtgtgcacgtgtgatgatggtcacacgtgcacactgacAGCACGTGTGATGATGGATAGGTGCCACCAAATATGCACACACAGGGGATATTACAGAATCCGGTGGAAAGACTCACAGACTTGCCAGTCCCTTGGCTCCCTTGGCTTCAACTGATGAAGCCAAGGGTTGGTTTAGGTAACCTGATTCCAGATCTGTGAACATTAGCATCACCTTTTTCGCCCCAACAGCCTGAGAACCTTTTATTGGCCAGCAAGCTGAAGGGTGCGGCGGTCAAGTTGGCTGATTTTGGGTTGGCTATCGAGGTGCAGGGCGACCAACAGGCGTGGTTTGGTGAGTATTTATAATTCTATATGGCATTAAAACTCAAATAAATGATGTAAATAGTTTGATAACTATATGAAAATGTGCTGGAGTATGCTGCTCGCTGAATGATGACATCTCCACTCCTTCAAATGACCTTTCCAGGATTTGCTGGCACCCCAGGATACTTATCACCAGAGGTTCTGAGGAAGGACCCATATGGGAAGCCGGTGGACATGTGGGCGTGTggtaaatgacatttaaatccTGCCACCTCAGCTGCTAAGTGGATGCTGCAGATAAAGTTGTAACTGGGTCAACCTAAGCTGAGACTCAtgttctctgttgtttttgttttttttgtcaaactGAATAAATTTTGCCTACTGAGGCTTTAAGGTTAAAGCACATAACTGAACATGTCGCTCTCCTCCAGGTGTGATTTTATATATCCTTCTGGTGGGTTATCCACCCTTTTGGGATGAGGACCAGCACCGCCTTTACCAGCAAATCAAAGCTGGGGCCTATGATGTAAGCACACAATTAAAAACAGGGCTGTccattaaaactgaaaaaaatcaaaatgaactAAAATAAACTCCATCAATTCAAATTCAATAAGTTTGGTTATAGATCATTTATGCTCAACAAAGCTCAAGATCAACACCGTCAAGATGTCACCTTCCTTGTTTTACCAGTAGGCTGGATATTTTACTGTATAAGTACCTTTGACTTTTCTTTGCCAGTTCCCATCCCCAGAGTGGGACACTGTAACCCCTGAGGCCAAAGATTTGATCAACAAGATGTTAACCATCAACCCCAGCAAGCGCATCACTGCCTCAGAGGCCCTTAAACACCCCTGGATCTGCGTATGTGGCACTGGCACAAATACACACGGACACGCATGCGTCCACCCAGACAGGCCTTCAGTCACGTCTAATCAAACGATCTCACTTGCCACCTGCAGCAACGGTCCACCGTAGCCTCCATGATGCACAGGCAGGAGACAGTGGAGTGCCTGAAGAAATTCAATGCCCGGAGGAAACTCAAGGTCAGACATGCAGCAGTTgttaatatttctgtttttggaGACCCAACATTACCAAACCGTGTTTCTGACTCCTTATGTCAGAATGTTGACTTGCTCTGAGACCTTTAGCTTGCCCTTttactctgctcctctttctttctgcaAGCTTATCAAACATACTATTTCTGTCCCTTCCTTCCATTTTctcccttccttcttccttccttccatctcctcccttcctccttccttccttccttccttccttccttccttccttccttccttccttccttccttccttccttccttccttccttccttccttctgttcTCTCACTGCAGGGAGCCATATTGACCACTTTGCTGGTCACAAGAAACTTCTCAGGTATGTCAGTAACAGCCACAGAACAGCTTCTCTAAACATAATTCAGATACTTttctatgtatgtatgtatgtatgtatgtatgtatgtatgtatgtgtgtgggtgtgggtgtgggtgtgggtgtgggtgtgggtgtgggtgtgtgtgtatatgtatgtatgcacacacacacacacacatatatatatatgtgtgtgtgtgtgtgtagaaaagGTGCTTAATGCTTCATTGTACTTCTCCAAACATGGACCAATTGGTAAACAGGCATCTTTCTTTTATCGACTGATCATTGGCTCTTCCACCAGAGCTCAGTTTAGCTCCTCTCATATCTTTTTGCATAtattatctttttttctgttttctgaggcTCAGCCTTCTTTCTGTCTTCATTCTACAGTTAACTGCATCAGGgcatttgtgtctttttattcatcaccttctttctttctcaatttccttcttttgtttGGATTGTGGTTTCCATTTGAGGTAAGATTTTTGGAATGAAAAGGCATTTTACGGGGCCAGGATGTTCAGGCTTTACTCCTCTAACCCTCACAGATGCATGGGAACAAATGCTGAAGTAAAAGAGAAAGTTTTGGGCCTTTTATAGAACTATAGGCCCTTCACATACAGTTCAACTATTAGATCAAGATAATCCAGGAAAGGCTGCAGCATGAATTGCTAATAAAAATGACTGTTTGAATTCATTTAATGACAGTTgcaaggagagaagaaaacagtgGGATTATAGGATGTATGAGGGGTTCATGTGCATGAGTCAGTTTAAGAATGCCATGTCAGTGAAGACAGGGGCTTCATTCTTTTCATCACCTGGTAAGGGGCCCTCATGACATGACAGGCAAGCAGCTCTGCATAAATGCTGATGCCATCCTATGGATATGTTGCACTGCATTATGGATGTTGCACCTGGAGTTTGAAGATAAGCGCAGTGGACTGATATGCTTGCTGCATGGTAGCGTAGCCTCTGGCCCAGGACTCGCTGAACTCTCATGCTATCTCTGTCATTCCTCCCACAGCAGCCAAGAGTTTGCTCAACAAGAAGACGGACGGCGTTAAGGTGAGAGGCTTCTTCACAGCGGAGGAGATGCTTGGTCACTTGCATTAGCCTGTGGGAACGTTCAGTGTCTGAGACCCAAAAATGACTGTATGCATTTTGCACCTTGAACATCATCATTCATGGACAGTCACTCCAGCAGTGGGCACCGATTTTAGGGTTTTTAAGGTTGGAACCTTCCTGTTGTTCATGTGACATCGCTGCCGACAGTCACTCACAGTTAAAATAGTTTTATATGTCATCTCTGATTTTGCTGGTGTCTCCTTAATGAACCCCGGCAGCTCTCAGCCCCAAGATGCTCCAGCCATGTTTGTGCATTTGGAGTCTGATATGAAGTTAGCATTTGATGCAGAAGAGAACATGCACATGCTTCCCCACACATCTTTATGCATGTACAATACTAAGGAATCAGCTCTCCTGAGAGATCATATGTGTGGATCTGGGAGCTTTGTGTGTAATCATTGCTCTCAGCTACAATCTGCCTTTGGAGAACAGTCTGCAAATAATGTGATTTTTGTAAATGAAGAATCTAGTAACTGAGGCTTGAAAGACCAGATCAGGACAGGTTCTCATTCAAATGGTCAGTTCAGAAAGGTCTTTCCACATGATATGTTATTTTTCTTACTGTTAAGATTTATCTAAAACTATCTACacagaatttttattttaattatgtgaGTTTGGGGAAGCTTCTGCACCCATTCCGCTCCAAATGTtgatattttcttctctttcattatGTTTTAGTTTCAGTAATTCTCCGAGCTTCTGTTCTTTTCCAGATGTTTACCTTTCATTTTGGAACCCAAAGATAAAATTTAGAAAAGAGCTGAAGGAGACGAGTGATGAATGTGTGTTTCATTGGAAATTGGAGTCGAACATGACAATAATGTCCATTAAGAGGGTTACTGGGGAGCTCTCAGTCCCACTCATCTGCTGAAATGAACTCATTAAGCCAAGCTTCATTTACAGAAAGAGAAATGTTGTGTCTGGAGTACAACTCATGTAGTGTACACTTCTCATCaatgttggttggttggttggttggttggttggttggttgtagCAAAGTACAGGCAGATGTTAGACATGCAACTCAGATCCCTCAGAAATGGACCGTGGCCATTGTGCGTGTGCACAAGTGTGAAAATGTATGTTTGTCATGTCCCCTctacactgccccctgcaggtcaacAACAAAGCCAACATAGTGACCACCAGTCCTAAAGACACTGGCCCCGCCCCTGCACTGGTATAGCTACACAGCCTCAACATCACCTGCACCTTCATCCACAAAAAGCTCCTCACCTCCCCACCTCACACCCCACtgtgggggaggaagaggtTCATCCTTTCCAAAAAATAGGGCTCAGGCCATTTTTCTAGATCATCCTCAGTTTTGCTGGGGCAGGGGAGGGGCACGGGTTAAATAACAGGAGGTAAGAAGGCTAAAGAGTCTACTTCATCCACAGACCATCCGTGAATAAAAAGGTGTGTAAAAGCTGTACAGTTGGTTTTCCAACTCCAGCATCATGGATACAGATTTGAAAGACGTAATCCTACATccatctggagaagatgagCATGCATGAGGGCCCAAAGGCAACACCTGGCCGGGTTTGCTGGATCTGTACATTTATCAGGTTCAATTTAAACGACAAGCTTTTACACGCAGAAATACCATAGCTTTATACACAGTAGGGTCAACCTCTACCTCTGCCTCACCCTGGCTCCCCATGCAAGGACCCCTGGTCTCTGCATTGCCTCTGCACACCGACGCCATGCTTGTGCTGCTGTAATGTTGCTTGATATGATTTGGGAATGGCTTGGATGGAGTGAGTGTCGCATGGAAGTGTTATTCAGTTTGTCTGTGCGTTGATGGAGAGTGAGGACGACGGCTCTTTGGCCTCAGCATGATGCTTCACCGCCAACTGACTTGGCGGTCATTCATTGGCTgtctgctgactggctgctgatgTCAGCCCACATGACTGTAACCCTGCATGATGTCAAAGTCTCTCTCATCCCCCGTTTGCTGTCACATGATTACACATTAGCACACAcggtctctctttctctctctttcatcgTTCTTTCTCTTCCCCACAAGCttgcagacacaaacactcacagatGCACAAGGACgtacacacagatgcagaccgATGTTGTAATCTTCTGTAAGGGATGAGTGATTAGGACGCCTGAGCTGCTCATCCAGATCGATTCCACAAAGGCTCAGACGTGTGTTTACTAAGATGAAAAAAGAGCTCATAGCTTATTCAAACATtgtagtttgttttttattcattcagctATTTTGTCAAATTTATGCATCTTCTTCTCTCCGTAGGAACCACAGACAACTGTGATCCACAACCCTGTGGATGGAAATAAGGTAGAACTAAGCAGCCATAATTCCTCTGGTGTCTCCTCTGACCTTTACTTTGTGCACGTTATGTAATCAGCTGATAATATATTCTGCTCATCTGGACATACTGATAGTCAGGGCTCAAATGCCCGTCTGGGTCCTCCACATTGCTGGTTTACTGACTATAACAAGACAAATatcattcctctttttttatgGTGTATTGTAATAGAGGAAATATTAAGAATAGCATTAGAGTTACAGAAaatttgaggattttttttacttctACTCCTAATTTGCTATGTGGATATAGTGATTATTCATTTGTTGATGTATTACATGTGCAGGAATCCATCGAGAGCGCTAATACCACCATCGAGGACGAGGACGTTAAAGGTTGGAGCATTTTTTTTGTGAAACTTGCCCTCGACAGTGAGATGCTCCAACAGTCGGAGCTCTGACACCCTTTTATGTGACCagttttaattttctttctgtttttttgggtttctcCTCCCTTTGCTCCACAAAACCAACATGTACATTTGTGCCTTTACAACTTTCACCTTtaccgacccccccccaccaccacacacacacacacacacacgacacacttACACACCTGAAACCCACATACATGCCCTCCTGTGCCGCCTCACCAGCCCTTCGTCTGGGCAGCTTAGTCAGCAGCTTCACGAGCTCTAAGAACCGTTCCTCTCAGCTGTCTGACTCGAGACAGACTCCCACCTCCTCGGTCCAGTGTAAGTCCCACCCCAAAGGGGAAGAGTTGCACCGCTCTCATCCCCTCCTGTTATCCTGTCCATTACTGCAGAAAAGGAAACTTGAAGTGTGGTCTCGTGCTCCTGACGGATGCTTTTAGATTTTTGTTTGCCGTGTTTGTTTTACCCTCCCCTGTGAAGCCAAGGTTCTGTTGTGACCTGTCTTCGTGTCTTTTAGGCACTGGTGCTGTTGTCGAACATCCTCTTTACCTTCTTTCGTTGCTTTAAAAACATCACACATACACCCTCCCGCACACAGATCCTTTTGTACCTTGTGGCTGTGAAAGAAATGGAAATCATTTATGTGTCATTACTATTTACCACCTGTATTTTTGTTGCTCAAATTaagaaattgttttaatatccCCCAGCTTGCACCAATAACTCTAAAGGTAACTGTCCACATTATTTAGTTTCAACTACTTTTGTTGCAAATGCTTCTGGGCAGCTGATGTGTCCATTCATTTTGACCTTTGTTGGGTGAAAGAATTCTTGCcatcctgcatttttctgcCTATTAGTCATGGAAGGCTTTATTTAGGAATAAAATATCAACAATATTGTCATTAAAAAACCTCCTTCCGTTTCTAATAGCTTTGAAATCACGCTAGATTCCTGCTAGAACTGGTAGACTAGACTGCATCAAAAGCtgatttgatattttatttgcACTCTCTCGGAGTGTCAATTGAAATCTTGTCGTTGTGACGTTTCTGGACTCTTGTTGCAGCTCGCAAACAGGAAATAATCAAAGTGACCGAGCAGCTGATTGAGTCCATCAACAACGGAGACTTTGAGACTTACGCGTGAGTTTCTTCGCTTCTGCTCATCATTTGCAACCTCTTTTCTCTGTTActgatgatgttttatttggtGTAACAGGAAGATTTGTGATCCTGGCCTAACCTCCTTTGAGCCCGAGGCCTTGGGCAACCTGGTGGAAGGACACGACTTCCACCGCTTTTACTTTGAGAACGGTTTGTTGGAAATCGCTGATATTTGCTTTTAGAACAGGTAGATTTGCACTCCTGCTCAAGCAGGACAGAAGTGCTTTGTGAGTGGATGGCAAAAATAAATGGATGGCCAAAATAAATGGATCAGGATCATTTATTCACGTTTATCTCCAATATTAGTTGCTAATCTGGATACCGTGAAAAAGCTTTATTATACAGACGTGTCCAGAGAAAATCTGCTAGCTGTACACGATTCACCTCCTCCCTGAGGACAGTTTATGGCAGAATAACCTCCATCTGGTGCATCACGGTGAAGCCATCCTACCACTCTAATAGGTTATATTTCCATTTCAGCCCTGTCCAAGGGGAACAAACCAGTGCACACCATCCTGTTGAACCCCCACGTGCATCTAATTGGAGAAAACGCAGCGTGCATTGCCTACATTCGACTGACGCAGTACATGGATGCTGGCGGCATGCCCCGCACCATGCAGTCTGAGGAAACCCGTGTGTGGCACCGCCGCGAGGGCAGGTGGCAGAACATCCACTTCCACCGCTCTGGCTCACCCAGTATTCCCTCCCAGTAAGAGACAGTAAGGACATAGGTCACGGTCCAAAATGTCACACGGCATTTCCATGTAAGCAGGGGAACCGATTGCTCTGATTTTTCAGTTTTTGTTtacatcttctatgggattgtgGAGTCCAGGGGTGCAAAATGTCCACCTAGAAAAAAACCTGCCCATCCCAGTATATCATTCTCTAAATGTAGTATGGCAAGAGTGCACGAATGTCCTACTTCTGAACAGATTTTGCATCCCTGGAGGCTCTTACCCACAATCCTGTGCACAGGGTTGCTATAGCACTGATTCATCATAATATAAAGAGAATTGGGGATGACAGCTTGTTTGACGGACAACAAACTCTGATGAACAATGACAGTCAAGcgtatttgttttattttatgtgaCTTGTCTCCAGTCATTTTGTAGAAATCAAAAGAAAAGCTAGCGATGCTCAGCCTGCCCAGATTTGAGCTGAAATCTTTGAAGCTAATCAGACTTCCTTTATCACTGCGGTTAATTCTCAAAAAAAGTCTCTTTCCTTTTTGTACATGTTGCATCTGCCTGTCCCAAGTCTGTGCTGCTGTACTCAGCATGCACACAACTGGGACAAATGACACTGTC from Takifugu flavidus isolate HTHZ2018 chromosome 6, ASM371156v2, whole genome shotgun sequence encodes the following:
- the LOC130526724 gene encoding calcium/calmodulin-dependent protein kinase type II delta 2 chain isoform X5, encoding MALTICTRFTDEYQLFEELGKGAFSVVRRCVKISSGQEYAAKIINTKKLSARDHQKLEREARICRLLKHPNIVRLHDSISEEGFHYLVFDLVTGGELFEDIVAREYYSEADASHCIQQILESVHHCHVNGIVHRDLKPENLLLASKLKGAAVKLADFGLAIEVQGDQQAWFGFAGTPGYLSPEVLRKDPYGKPVDMWACGVILYILLVGYPPFWDEDQHRLYQQIKAGAYDFPSPEWDTVTPEAKDLINKMLTINPSKRITASEALKHPWICQRSTVASMMHRQETVECLKKFNARRKLKGAILTTLLVTRNFSAAKSLLNKKTDGVKEPQTTVIHNPVDGNKESIESANTTIEDEDVKALRLGSLVSSFTSSKNRSSQLSDSRQTPTSSVQSCTNNSKARKQEIIKVTEQLIESINNGDFETYAKICDPGLTSFEPEALGNLVEGHDFHRFYFENALSKGNKPVHTILLNPHVHLIGENAACIAYIRLTQYMDAGGMPRTMQSEETRVWHRREGRWQNIHFHRSGSPSIPSH
- the LOC130526724 gene encoding calcium/calmodulin-dependent protein kinase type II delta 2 chain isoform X4; protein product: MALTICTRFTDEYQLFEELGKGAFSVVRRCVKISSGQEYAAKIINTKKLSARDHQKLEREARICRLLKHPNIVRLHDSISEEGFHYLVFDLVTGGELFEDIVAREYYSEADASHCIQQILESVHHCHVNGIVHRDLKPENLLLASKLKGAAVKLADFGLAIEVQGDQQAWFGFAGTPGYLSPEVLRKDPYGKPVDMWACGVILYILLVGYPPFWDEDQHRLYQQIKAGAYDFPSPEWDTVTPEAKDLINKMLTINPSKRITASEALKHPWICQRSTVASMMHRQETVECLKKFNARRKLKGAILTTLLVTRNFSAAKSLLNKKTDGVKVNNKANIVTTSPKDTGPAPALEPQTTVIHNPVDGNKESIESANTTIEDEDVKALRLGSLVSSFTSSKNRSSQLSDSRQTPTSSVQSRKQEIIKVTEQLIESINNGDFETYAKICDPGLTSFEPEALGNLVEGHDFHRFYFENALSKGNKPVHTILLNPHVHLIGENAACIAYIRLTQYMDAGGMPRTMQSEETRVWHRREGRWQNIHFHRSGSPSIPSH
- the LOC130526724 gene encoding calcium/calmodulin-dependent protein kinase type II delta 2 chain isoform X9; the encoded protein is MALTICTRFTDEYQLFEELGKGAFSVVRRCVKISSGQEYAAKIINTKKLSARDHQKLEREARICRLLKHPNIVRLHDSISEEGFHYLVFDLVTGGELFEDIVAREYYSEADASHCIQQILESVHHCHVNGIVHRDLKPENLLLASKLKGAAVKLADFGLAIEVQGDQQAWFGFAGTPGYLSPEVLRKDPYGKPVDMWACGVILYILLVGYPPFWDEDQHRLYQQIKAGAYDFPSPEWDTVTPEAKDLINKMLTINPSKRITASEALKHPWICQRSTVASMMHRQETVECLKKFNARRKLKGAILTTLLVTRNFSAAKSLLNKKTDGVKVNNKANIVTTSPKDTGPAPALEPQTTVIHNPVDGNKESIESANTTIEDEDVKARKQEIIKVTEQLIESINNGDFETYAKICDPGLTSFEPEALGNLVEGHDFHRFYFENALSKGNKPVHTILLNPHVHLIGENAACIAYIRLTQYMDAGGMPRTMQSEETRVWHRREGRWQNIHFHRSGSPSIPSQ
- the LOC130526724 gene encoding calcium/calmodulin-dependent protein kinase type II delta 2 chain isoform X13, producing MALTICTRFTDEYQLFEELGKGAFSVVRRCVKISSGQEYAAKIINTKKLSARDHQKLEREARICRLLKHPNIVRLHDSISEEGFHYLVFDLVTGGELFEDIVAREYYSEADASHCIQQILESVHHCHVNGIVHRDLKPENLLLASKLKGAAVKLADFGLAIEVQGDQQAWFGFAGTPGYLSPEVLRKDPYGKPVDMWACGVILYILLVGYPPFWDEDQHRLYQQIKAGAYDFPSPEWDTVTPEAKDLINKMLTINPSKRITASEALKHPWICQRSTVASMMHRQETVECLKKFNARRKLKGAILTTLLVTRNFSAAKSLLNKKTDGVKEPQTTVIHNPVDGNKESIESANTTIEDEDVKARKQEIIKVTEQLIESINNGDFETYAKICDPGLTSFEPEALGNLVEGHDFHRFYFENALSKGNKPVHTILLNPHVHLIGENAACIAYIRLTQYMDAGGMPRTMQSEETRVWHRREGRWQNIHFHRSGSPSIPSQ